In one Dermatophilaceae bacterium Sec6.4 genomic region, the following are encoded:
- a CDS encoding rubredoxin: MADKVAIAISIGGIGINTAHELCHQKESIERWLCKVALAQGYPLTGPATVVVEQSAARRPLLLAQVDVIEDPAEILDQQCPGCGYIYDEAMGAPREGFRPGTPWAQVPDSWTCPDCGVREKLNFVPIRKIGA; this comes from the coding sequence GTGGCCGACAAGGTCGCCATCGCCATCTCGATCGGCGGCATCGGCATCAACACCGCTCATGAGTTGTGTCACCAGAAGGAGAGCATCGAGCGTTGGCTCTGCAAGGTCGCTCTGGCACAGGGTTACCCCCTCACCGGACCAGCGACCGTGGTCGTAGAGCAGTCGGCAGCGCGTCGCCCGCTTCTGCTCGCCCAGGTCGACGTCATCGAGGATCCCGCCGAGATCCTCGATCAGCAGTGCCCCGGCTGCGGATATATCTACGACGAAGCGATGGGCGCGCCGCGTGAGGGTTTCCGGCCCGGCACCCCGTGGGCGCAGGTGCCTGACTCATGGACCTGCCCGGACTGCGGAGTGCGCGAGAAGCTCAACTTCGTCCCGATACGTAAGATCGGTGCATGA
- a CDS encoding class II glutamine amidotransferase has product MCRWLAYSGSPVLVEDLLYKPPHSLVVQSLHSQLGAETTNGDGFGLGWYDDREMPGIFRSTEPAWNDMNLRELAGHIVSTRIFAHVRASSGSPVQLTNCHPFREGRWLWMHNGGINGFAELKRDLVLAVDPALFPKIQGSTDSELMFYLALTLGLVDDPPAAVARMVALVEDCARRRGVASPVQMTVATTDGQTTWAFRYATQGPQRTLFHSADISTLKHQYPDNPALHDLSDDARLVVSEPLGDLKGEWREVPQSSCVIIGAGREELRPFTPAKPG; this is encoded by the coding sequence ATGTGCCGGTGGCTCGCATATTCCGGATCTCCGGTCCTGGTGGAGGACCTGCTGTACAAACCCCCGCATTCCCTGGTCGTGCAGAGCCTGCATTCCCAGTTGGGAGCCGAGACGACCAATGGCGACGGGTTCGGGCTCGGTTGGTACGACGATCGCGAGATGCCGGGCATTTTTCGTAGCACGGAACCGGCGTGGAACGACATGAATCTACGTGAGCTGGCAGGGCATATCGTCTCGACACGCATTTTTGCCCATGTCCGGGCCTCGAGCGGTTCGCCGGTCCAGCTGACCAACTGCCACCCGTTCCGTGAGGGTCGATGGTTGTGGATGCACAACGGCGGCATCAACGGCTTCGCTGAGCTGAAGCGCGACCTGGTGCTGGCCGTCGACCCGGCGCTGTTTCCGAAGATTCAAGGCAGCACCGACTCCGAACTCATGTTTTACCTCGCCCTCACGCTCGGTCTCGTGGACGACCCGCCTGCGGCGGTGGCCCGGATGGTTGCCCTGGTGGAGGACTGTGCGCGCCGCCGGGGCGTGGCCAGTCCGGTGCAGATGACTGTCGCGACCACCGACGGCCAGACGACGTGGGCGTTCCGTTACGCCACTCAGGGTCCGCAGCGGACGCTGTTCCACAGTGCCGACATTTCGACGTTGAAGCATCAGTACCCGGATAACCCGGCTCTGCATGATCTGTCCGATGATGCCCGCCTCGTGGTCTCCGAGCCGCTGGGTGACCTCAAGGGAGAGTGGCGTGAGGTTCCGCAGTCCAGCTGCGTGATCATCGGGGCAGGGCGTGAGGAGCTGCGTCCGTTCACGCCGGCAAAGCCCGGCTGA
- a CDS encoding ferredoxin produces the protein MMRIVADLAKCQGLGMCEAMAPDLFEVGDDDLVEVLDDRPPESDRPFVKAAVDACPVLALTLRG, from the coding sequence ATGATGCGGATCGTTGCCGATCTCGCCAAGTGCCAAGGCCTCGGTATGTGCGAGGCGATGGCGCCCGATCTGTTCGAAGTGGGGGACGACGACCTGGTCGAGGTGTTGGACGATCGTCCGCCGGAGAGTGACCGCCCGTTCGTCAAGGCCGCGGTCGATGCCTGCCCGGTGCTCGCGCTGACGTTGAGGGGCTGA
- a CDS encoding FAD-dependent oxidoreductase — translation MQRLVIVGASLAGLHAAQAARAAGFDGSVTMIGAEQHPPYDRLPLSKTLLVADTAMELPVFAEFGKLGVEPMFGAPATGLDVVTRNVSVGGSDVPYDALVIATGSTPAMPWPDATELGGVHALRTWEDAVAVRAALDDCARVVIVGAGFIGGEVATAARARGLDVTIVELAQVPLERALGASIGAHWSGAHERAGVTLRCGVGVGGFASIDGRLTGVELDDGSLLPADLAVLGVGAVPATDWLRNSGLTLHQDGGIVCDETLSAAPGVYAAGDVAWVPSSLAASGWSRTQHWINAAEQGALAGGNAVRPAAVAAQKLTSIPYFWTDWYGERLQFVGVLADDVRVIRPAAEGLIAVYLRGDRVVGAVAIEGRRHIMKLRRMILAGTKLADVQALVVA, via the coding sequence GTGCAACGACTGGTCATCGTGGGCGCCTCGCTCGCCGGGCTGCATGCGGCCCAGGCTGCGCGCGCTGCTGGATTCGACGGGTCGGTGACGATGATCGGGGCCGAGCAGCACCCCCCGTACGACCGGCTGCCGCTCTCCAAAACATTGCTGGTCGCGGACACCGCAATGGAGTTGCCGGTCTTTGCGGAGTTCGGGAAGCTGGGCGTCGAGCCGATGTTCGGCGCGCCCGCGACCGGGCTCGACGTGGTCACCCGCAACGTGTCCGTCGGCGGCAGCGACGTCCCGTACGACGCGCTGGTCATTGCGACCGGGTCGACTCCGGCGATGCCGTGGCCGGATGCCACGGAACTGGGTGGGGTACACGCGCTGCGCACCTGGGAGGATGCCGTCGCGGTGCGTGCCGCCCTGGACGACTGCGCCCGCGTGGTGATCGTCGGCGCGGGGTTCATCGGCGGTGAAGTGGCGACCGCTGCTCGCGCCCGGGGGCTGGACGTGACGATCGTGGAGCTGGCGCAGGTGCCGCTCGAGCGGGCCTTGGGTGCCTCCATCGGCGCTCACTGGTCGGGTGCACACGAGCGCGCGGGAGTCACGTTGCGATGCGGAGTCGGGGTAGGTGGTTTCGCATCGATCGACGGGCGATTGACCGGGGTCGAGCTCGATGACGGGTCGCTGCTGCCAGCTGATCTCGCAGTCCTCGGTGTGGGGGCCGTGCCCGCAACCGACTGGCTGCGCAACAGCGGGCTCACCCTTCACCAGGACGGCGGGATCGTCTGCGACGAGACGCTGTCCGCTGCTCCCGGTGTGTATGCAGCGGGCGATGTCGCCTGGGTGCCAAGCTCGCTCGCGGCGTCGGGGTGGTCGCGGACCCAGCACTGGATCAACGCCGCGGAGCAGGGTGCGCTCGCCGGGGGCAACGCCGTTCGCCCCGCAGCAGTGGCGGCGCAGAAATTGACGAGCATCCCGTATTTCTGGACCGACTGGTACGGCGAGCGGTTGCAGTTCGTCGGTGTCCTGGCCGATGACGTGCGGGTGATCCGGCCCGCGGCTGAGGGCCTGATCGCTGTGTACCTGCGTGGTGACCGGGTCGTCGGTGCGGTCGCTATCGAGGGCAGGCGGCACATCATGAAGCTGCGCCGGATGATCCTTGCGGGCACGAAACTAGCCGATGTACAGGCGCTCGTCGTCGCTTAG
- a CDS encoding mechanosensitive ion channel family protein, with protein MNDLSYWARSNGLLIVLVVLGVVLLTRFVGWLGGRITDHVDQTSSDLDEVVRSERAKHRHSMTQVLTWMVVAMLYCVATVMVIKLLQIPISGFVAPATVVGVALGFGAQQIVQDLLAGFFLISEHQYGYGDVVRLNVFGVNTPPISGSVEEVTLRVTRVRTLDGEMVIIRNGLIQQVVNLSRDWARAVVDVPVPTSVGVPLATQLLHQAGQATFADPILHPLLFDEPTVTGIESLEVDHYLIRVIARTQPGRQFEVSRALRAHITDAFAQAGVTVSADAGPTPATEAG; from the coding sequence GTGAATGACCTGTCGTACTGGGCACGTAGCAACGGGCTACTCATCGTGCTGGTCGTTCTCGGTGTAGTCCTGCTCACCAGGTTCGTGGGCTGGCTCGGCGGGCGGATTACCGACCACGTCGACCAGACCAGTAGCGACCTGGACGAGGTCGTGCGCTCCGAGCGGGCCAAGCACCGCCACTCGATGACCCAGGTGCTTACCTGGATGGTGGTCGCGATGCTCTACTGCGTCGCGACTGTCATGGTGATCAAGTTGTTGCAGATCCCGATCAGCGGATTCGTAGCGCCAGCGACCGTAGTCGGTGTCGCATTGGGGTTCGGTGCGCAACAGATCGTGCAGGACCTACTGGCGGGATTCTTCTTGATCTCTGAGCACCAGTACGGGTACGGCGACGTGGTCCGGTTGAACGTTTTCGGGGTGAACACCCCGCCAATCAGTGGTTCTGTGGAGGAGGTGACATTGCGGGTCACCCGCGTACGCACCCTGGACGGTGAGATGGTCATCATCCGCAATGGGCTGATCCAACAGGTGGTCAACCTGTCACGAGACTGGGCCCGAGCCGTGGTCGATGTGCCCGTACCCACCTCCGTCGGGGTGCCCCTCGCGACGCAACTGCTGCACCAGGCCGGCCAAGCCACCTTCGCCGACCCGATACTGCACCCGCTGCTGTTCGACGAACCAACCGTCACCGGCATCGAATCCCTGGAAGTGGACCATTATTTGATCCGGGTCATTGCCCGCACCCAACCAGGTCGCCAGTTCGAAGTCAGCCGGGCCCTGCGCGCCCATATCACCGACGCCTTCGCCCAGGCCGGCGTGACCGTCTCAGCAGACGCCGGCCCAACCCCGGCCACGGAGGCAGGCTGA
- the ppk2 gene encoding polyphosphate kinase 2, with protein MAKHGQQKTGAATKLKGSVYNSELLRLQAEMVKVQEWAKAEHRRIVIIFEGRDAAGKGGTIKRITQYLNPRVARIAALPVPSERERTQWYFQRYVEHLPGAGEIVFFDRSWYNRAGVEKVMGLCTPAEYKRFMHQCPTFEQLLQEDGILLRKYWFSVSDEEQQRRFHSRLEDPLRQWKLSPMDLESIARWEDYSRAKDEMMLYTDLPESPWFVVESDNKKRARLNMMAHLLSTIPYTDVPPPAFELPPRPQSRGYERPPREQTTYVPDHCAELLHR; from the coding sequence ATGGCGAAGCATGGACAGCAGAAGACCGGGGCCGCAACCAAATTGAAGGGCTCGGTTTACAACTCGGAGTTACTGCGACTGCAGGCGGAGATGGTGAAGGTCCAGGAGTGGGCCAAGGCCGAGCACCGGCGCATCGTGATCATCTTCGAAGGTCGCGACGCGGCGGGCAAGGGGGGCACCATCAAACGAATCACGCAGTACCTCAACCCGCGGGTGGCCCGGATTGCAGCGTTACCGGTGCCCAGTGAGCGCGAGCGCACCCAGTGGTATTTCCAGCGCTACGTGGAGCACCTGCCCGGTGCGGGGGAGATCGTCTTCTTCGACAGGTCCTGGTACAACCGAGCGGGCGTGGAGAAGGTCATGGGCCTGTGTACGCCCGCTGAATACAAGCGATTCATGCACCAGTGCCCGACGTTCGAGCAGTTGCTTCAGGAGGATGGCATCCTGCTGCGGAAATACTGGTTCTCAGTCAGTGACGAGGAGCAGCAACGCCGCTTCCATTCTCGCCTGGAGGATCCGCTTCGACAGTGGAAACTCTCGCCGATGGACCTGGAGTCGATTGCCCGTTGGGAGGACTACTCCCGCGCGAAGGACGAGATGATGCTGTACACCGACCTGCCCGAGTCGCCGTGGTTCGTCGTTGAGAGCGACAACAAGAAGCGCGCTCGACTCAACATGATGGCCCACCTGCTCTCGACCATCCCGTACACCGACGTGCCGCCGCCAGCTTTCGAGTTGCCGCCGCGCCCTCAGTCGCGAGGTTACGAACGACCGCCTCGCGAGCAGACCACCTACGTGCCGGACCACTGCGCCGAGCTGCTCCACCGCTAG
- a CDS encoding alkene reductase, with translation MPTAFDPIRIGAWDLPQRFVMAPLTRNRAAEGMAPADLNVEYYAQRATAGLIITEGSQPSAVGQGYLNTPGIHSEAQVQGWRKVADAVHERGGKIVIQLMHAGRIAHPDNKNGLESVAPSALAAPGQMVTATGSVPHPTPRALETSEVAGIIEDFVSASRNAIKAGLDGVEIHAANGYILHQFLAPSSNERTDLYGGSPAARARLTIEVAKAVVEAIGGDHVGMRISPAHNIQGVLEQDETDTRATYEALVDGIAPLGMAYLSILADPALPLVADLRTRFGGPIIANSGFSSVTTLDEVNEILERNYADAVAVGREFIANPDLAERWKTGAELNEPNPATFYGGGAEGYTDYPTLDELEEERSA, from the coding sequence GTGCCTACTGCTTTCGACCCCATCCGTATCGGTGCCTGGGATCTACCCCAGCGCTTCGTGATGGCCCCGCTGACCCGCAACCGCGCCGCTGAGGGCATGGCCCCCGCCGACCTCAACGTCGAGTACTACGCGCAGCGCGCGACCGCCGGGCTGATCATCACCGAGGGCAGCCAGCCCAGCGCCGTAGGCCAGGGCTACCTGAATACACCCGGTATCCACAGCGAGGCCCAGGTGCAGGGGTGGCGCAAGGTCGCCGACGCCGTGCACGAGCGTGGCGGCAAGATCGTCATCCAGTTGATGCACGCCGGTCGAATTGCTCACCCGGACAACAAGAACGGCCTGGAGTCAGTGGCTCCCAGCGCACTCGCCGCACCCGGCCAGATGGTCACAGCGACCGGTAGCGTGCCGCACCCCACCCCCCGCGCTCTGGAGACCTCCGAGGTCGCCGGGATCATCGAGGACTTCGTCTCCGCGTCGCGCAACGCCATCAAGGCGGGCCTGGACGGCGTCGAGATCCACGCCGCGAACGGTTACATCCTGCACCAGTTCCTCGCACCCTCCAGCAACGAGCGCACCGACCTTTACGGCGGCTCGCCCGCTGCTCGCGCCCGCCTCACGATTGAGGTCGCGAAGGCCGTCGTCGAGGCAATCGGCGGCGACCACGTCGGCATGCGCATCTCGCCCGCGCACAACATCCAGGGCGTCCTGGAGCAGGACGAGACCGACACACGCGCGACGTACGAGGCCCTGGTCGACGGCATCGCGCCGCTCGGGATGGCCTACCTCAGCATCCTGGCCGACCCGGCTCTGCCGCTGGTCGCGGACCTGCGCACCCGTTTCGGCGGCCCGATCATTGCCAACTCCGGCTTCTCCAGCGTCACCACGCTGGATGAGGTGAACGAGATCCTCGAGCGCAACTACGCCGACGCGGTCGCTGTAGGCCGTGAATTCATCGCCAACCCCGACCTCGCCGAGCGCTGGAAGACCGGCGCCGAGCTGAACGAGCCGAACCCGGCGACGTTCTACGGCGGCGGCGCCGAGGGCTACACCGACTACCCGACACTGGACGAGCTGGAAGAAGAGCGCTCCGCCTGA
- a CDS encoding AIM24 family protein, whose amino-acid sequence MAQLTQRSKRILEARLDNSSVRAVTGAMVSYQGSVAFKNAGFGGGAGVMAGLKQKATGEALTLMECTGTGLVQFAVNAQYVTVLDLNNESMRVESQQILAFAGALQTNVQFSGLGGMSSGQGLFTTTVSGTGQVALLSAGGPLIHLEVNPNLPVVVDPDAFVAAKGQLQQSFVTDVSWRSAIGQGSGEAFSLRWSGTGVVSIQPAER is encoded by the coding sequence ATGGCTCAATTGACGCAGCGGTCCAAGAGGATCCTGGAAGCGCGGCTGGACAACTCGTCGGTCCGCGCGGTCACCGGGGCGATGGTGTCCTACCAGGGCAGCGTCGCGTTCAAGAACGCCGGGTTCGGCGGCGGAGCGGGGGTGATGGCCGGGTTGAAGCAGAAAGCGACCGGGGAGGCGCTCACCCTGATGGAGTGCACCGGCACCGGGCTCGTCCAGTTCGCGGTCAACGCCCAGTACGTAACCGTGCTCGACCTCAACAACGAGTCGATGCGGGTCGAATCGCAGCAGATTCTCGCCTTCGCCGGCGCTTTGCAGACCAATGTGCAGTTCTCCGGCCTCGGCGGGATGAGTAGTGGTCAGGGCCTTTTCACCACCACGGTGAGCGGAACCGGCCAGGTCGCGTTGCTCTCCGCGGGTGGTCCGCTGATACACCTGGAGGTCAATCCCAACCTGCCGGTCGTCGTCGACCCGGACGCGTTCGTGGCGGCCAAAGGTCAGCTGCAGCAGTCGTTCGTGACGGATGTCTCCTGGCGTTCTGCGATCGGTCAGGGCAGTGGCGAGGCGTTCTCGTTGCGCTGGTCCGGCACCGGCGTCGTCTCGATCCAGCCCGCAGAGCGGTGA
- a CDS encoding TetR family transcriptional regulator, with the protein MRSQERPDQVTPMPERILSATAELIVNDGWSGMTMTKVAARAGVSRQTVYNEFGTRPALARAIVMRELTSVLAGVEPAFSAHPGDAAAAVRAAVLTVLQYAERNPLLGAALVGGPGNELLAPLTVDSGLLLQSAKDVVLAQLSSFGLELAQEELRDGVDLIVRAIVSHMLQPSGSSGHTADAVSRAATRMFGLPRPDPGIGECGECF; encoded by the coding sequence GTGCGTAGTCAGGAGCGTCCGGATCAGGTGACCCCGATGCCCGAGCGGATCCTGTCCGCGACCGCCGAGCTGATCGTGAATGACGGGTGGTCCGGCATGACAATGACCAAGGTCGCCGCTCGTGCGGGCGTCTCCCGGCAGACGGTCTACAACGAATTCGGCACCCGTCCCGCGCTCGCTCGAGCGATCGTCATGCGCGAACTGACTTCGGTGCTGGCCGGTGTGGAGCCGGCATTCTCAGCTCATCCGGGGGACGCGGCGGCAGCAGTGCGGGCCGCCGTGTTGACGGTGCTGCAGTACGCCGAGCGGAATCCGCTACTGGGTGCGGCGTTGGTCGGCGGCCCCGGAAATGAACTGTTGGCACCGCTGACGGTCGACAGCGGGTTGTTGTTGCAGAGCGCCAAAGATGTCGTCCTCGCCCAGCTGAGCAGCTTCGGGCTGGAGTTGGCGCAGGAGGAGTTGCGCGACGGGGTGGACCTGATCGTGCGCGCGATCGTCAGTCACATGCTGCAGCCGTCCGGGAGCAGCGGCCACACGGCGGATGCAGTGTCGCGCGCAGCGACGCGGATGTTCGGCCTGCCCCGACCGGATCCTGGGATCGGGGAATGCGGCGAGTGCTTCTGA
- a CDS encoding AIM24 family protein, translating to MFEKVNSKVVKVNLGLTGPVVARRGAMLFYTGHVTFSPHQIPGAGGMGMGGLAGMAGGMVRGEHERTMIAQGKGEVHYGFKGLAVHVIDLRQGGTVTVDASRMLGYTASMQASIVSTQSQSSGGGGLRGALRGAATGALTGNGLFTTQLQGQGVVVVVAHGEVMELQVGQEPVVVDPQAFVGTIGSVQTKLASAMSWRDAVGRGSGEAMQLQCTGQGVVLVQASEEKL from the coding sequence ATGTTTGAGAAAGTCAACAGCAAAGTGGTCAAGGTCAACCTCGGTCTGACCGGCCCGGTCGTCGCTCGGCGAGGGGCAATGCTCTTCTATACCGGCCACGTCACCTTCTCCCCCCACCAGATCCCCGGTGCCGGCGGGATGGGCATGGGCGGTCTTGCCGGTATGGCGGGCGGCATGGTGCGCGGCGAGCACGAACGCACGATGATCGCGCAGGGCAAAGGCGAGGTGCACTACGGCTTCAAGGGGCTCGCGGTACACGTCATCGACCTACGCCAGGGCGGCACCGTTACCGTCGACGCGTCCCGGATGCTCGGCTACACAGCATCCATGCAGGCCTCGATCGTCTCTACCCAGTCGCAGAGCAGTGGTGGCGGCGGGCTACGCGGAGCCCTACGGGGCGCAGCGACCGGCGCGTTGACCGGAAACGGGCTCTTCACCACCCAGCTGCAGGGCCAGGGCGTCGTCGTCGTGGTCGCGCACGGCGAGGTGATGGAGTTGCAGGTCGGCCAGGAGCCTGTGGTGGTGGATCCGCAGGCATTCGTCGGCACCATCGGAAGTGTGCAGACAAAACTCGCATCCGCGATGAGTTGGCGCGATGCGGTCGGGCGTGGATCGGGTGAGGCGATGCAGTTGCAGTGCACCGGACAGGGCGTCGTACTCGTGCAGGCATCGGAGGAGAAGCTGTGA
- a CDS encoding AIM24 family protein, with product MSDVVNPLALQGNDNIPGNEYAYYINLDGPGKAWIMSKGAMIAYYGEMRFQALTQSLGGELRSMISGSFSAPMYLQDFVVADGRGLLIIGDRGYSINSYDLDDGNLTVRAANLLAFEPGIQLNQSIVPGFLTLIGTGKFLASSNGEVMFAEPPLRVDPEALVGWADCPSPSLHYDQNWIDGFMAAGAAMMGVNSGEEQQFDFTGTGTVLIQSSEKIRDDGDIVRSIQQQLPGMSQGGLAQIQSRIQAQLQN from the coding sequence GTGAGTGACGTGGTCAATCCCCTTGCGTTGCAGGGTAACGACAACATCCCCGGCAATGAATACGCGTACTACATCAACCTCGATGGGCCCGGCAAAGCCTGGATCATGTCTAAGGGCGCGATGATCGCCTACTACGGCGAGATGCGTTTCCAAGCGCTCACCCAGAGCCTCGGCGGCGAGTTGCGATCGATGATCTCCGGCTCGTTCAGCGCCCCGATGTACCTGCAGGACTTCGTGGTCGCGGACGGGCGTGGGTTGCTGATCATCGGCGACCGCGGGTATTCGATCAACTCCTACGATCTGGATGACGGCAACCTGACGGTCCGCGCGGCCAATCTGCTGGCCTTCGAGCCGGGAATCCAGCTCAACCAGTCGATTGTGCCCGGCTTCCTCACCCTGATCGGGACCGGTAAATTCCTCGCGTCCTCCAACGGCGAAGTGATGTTCGCCGAGCCACCGCTGAGGGTGGACCCCGAAGCGCTGGTCGGCTGGGCCGACTGCCCGTCACCGAGCCTGCACTACGACCAGAACTGGATCGACGGGTTCATGGCCGCCGGTGCCGCGATGATGGGCGTGAACAGTGGTGAGGAGCAGCAGTTCGACTTCACCGGCACGGGAACCGTTCTGATCCAGTCCAGCGAGAAGATCAGGGATGACGGCGACATCGTGCGCTCGATCCAGCAACAGTTGCCGGGTATGTCCCAGGGTGGGTTGGCGCAGATCCAGTCCCGCATCCAGGCGCAGCTGCAGAACTAA
- a CDS encoding MmcQ/YjbR family DNA-binding protein produces MVHPQMYDDRDPLLHRLSTMALSFPEAQQKVAHGRPTFFTVKVFAYYGGSIKGDHTSQSLSRALLFLPEEDDRQALLEDGRFLVPAYLGPTGWLGLDLAADTPDWDEVRELLDASYRRTAPQHLVAQLAG; encoded by the coding sequence ATGGTGCACCCGCAGATGTACGACGATCGCGATCCGCTGCTGCATCGACTCAGCACGATGGCGCTGAGCTTCCCCGAAGCGCAGCAGAAGGTTGCACACGGGCGCCCGACGTTCTTCACCGTGAAGGTTTTCGCCTACTACGGCGGGTCGATCAAGGGTGACCATACGTCGCAGTCGTTGTCTCGCGCGCTGCTCTTTCTCCCCGAGGAGGACGACCGCCAGGCGCTGCTCGAGGACGGTAGGTTCCTCGTACCGGCCTACCTGGGACCGACAGGCTGGCTGGGTCTGGACCTCGCTGCCGATACACCGGACTGGGACGAGGTGCGCGAGTTGCTGGACGCCTCCTATCGCCGCACCGCGCCGCAACATCTCGTTGCCCAACTCGCAGGCTGA
- a CDS encoding NAD-dependent succinate-semialdehyde dehydrogenase, translating to MTDYRTENPASGKVLATFEELDDAGVQAALNAAHTGFASWRRTDAADRAAALSRTADLYEQRSDELASAIATEMGKPVKEAAGEVALAASIYRYYAEQGRKGLEQDTLDERSVVLKEPVGVLIGIMPWNFPYYQVARFAAPNLLLGNTILLKHAPICAASALLMEQILHEAGVPADAYQNIFASNEQIADLLTDPRVQGISLTGSERAGSAVAETAGRNLKKVVLELGGSDPMIVLDSADMARTTKVAARARLSNCGQACNSPKRMFVMADLYDEFVDGLTQQFAGTRVGDPFEDGVLVGPMSSSEALDRLEEQVKDAIDKGATVRTGGGRLDRDGYFMEPTVLTDVTPQMRAFTEELFGPVAVVYKVDSADEAVEAANASQFGLSGSVWTSDVDKGRAVAQRLDVGMAFVNEHGTTAPDLPFGGVKRSGYGRELASYGMDEFVNKKLVRGARK from the coding sequence ATGACTGACTACCGCACTGAGAATCCTGCAAGCGGAAAGGTCCTGGCCACCTTCGAGGAACTGGATGATGCAGGCGTGCAGGCCGCGTTGAATGCTGCACACACCGGGTTCGCTTCATGGCGCCGCACCGACGCGGCAGACCGCGCGGCAGCGTTGAGCCGGACGGCGGACCTCTACGAGCAGCGCTCCGATGAGCTGGCTTCGGCCATCGCCACCGAGATGGGCAAGCCGGTCAAGGAGGCGGCCGGCGAGGTCGCGCTCGCCGCCTCGATCTACCGCTACTACGCCGAGCAGGGCCGCAAGGGCCTGGAGCAGGACACTCTCGACGAGCGCTCCGTGGTGCTCAAGGAGCCGGTCGGGGTGTTGATCGGGATCATGCCCTGGAATTTCCCGTACTACCAGGTGGCCCGTTTCGCAGCGCCGAACCTGCTGCTGGGCAACACGATCCTGCTCAAGCACGCGCCGATATGCGCTGCATCGGCCCTGTTGATGGAGCAGATCCTGCACGAAGCCGGGGTCCCGGCAGATGCGTACCAGAACATTTTCGCCAGCAACGAGCAGATCGCGGATCTGTTGACCGACCCGCGGGTGCAGGGCATCTCGCTGACCGGTAGTGAGCGGGCCGGTTCGGCAGTCGCAGAGACGGCTGGGCGCAACCTGAAGAAGGTCGTGCTCGAGCTGGGCGGCTCCGATCCGATGATCGTGCTGGACTCGGCCGACATGGCGCGGACCACGAAGGTCGCGGCGCGGGCCCGGCTGTCCAACTGTGGGCAGGCCTGCAACTCCCCGAAGCGGATGTTCGTAATGGCCGATCTCTACGACGAGTTCGTCGACGGTTTGACGCAGCAGTTTGCGGGCACGCGGGTCGGTGACCCGTTCGAGGACGGGGTGCTGGTCGGTCCGATGTCCTCCTCGGAGGCGCTGGACCGCCTGGAGGAGCAGGTCAAGGACGCCATCGACAAGGGCGCGACGGTGCGTACCGGCGGTGGGCGGTTGGACCGGGACGGATATTTCATGGAACCCACGGTGCTGACCGACGTCACTCCGCAGATGCGCGCTTTTACCGAGGAACTGTTCGGCCCGGTGGCCGTGGTCTACAAGGTCGACTCTGCCGACGAGGCCGTCGAAGCGGCCAACGCATCGCAGTTCGGGTTGAGCGGATCGGTCTGGACCAGCGACGTGGACAAGGGTCGCGCCGTGGCGCAGCGGCTGGACGTCGGGATGGCATTCGTCAACGAGCACGGCACCACGGCGCCCGATCTGCCGTTCGGTGGAGTGAAGCGCTCCGGGTACGGCCGGGAGCTCGCGTCCTACGGCATGGACGAGTTCGTCAACAAGAAGTTGGTGCGCGGCGCCCGTAAGTAG
- a CDS encoding DUF1810 domain-containing protein has translation MSEGLDQFDLDRFVCAQDADGIFTVALGELHAGAKRGHWMWFVFPQVAGLGSSQMSQRYAVSGVAEARAYLAHPLLRSRLLKSGEALLGRHRRSATEILGEVDAAKLQSSMTLFVRADPEQVLFTRVLERYFEAELDPRTQELLGS, from the coding sequence ATGAGCGAGGGCCTGGACCAGTTCGACCTGGACCGTTTCGTCTGCGCGCAGGACGCTGACGGGATCTTCACCGTGGCGTTGGGAGAGTTACATGCCGGAGCAAAGCGCGGGCATTGGATGTGGTTCGTCTTTCCGCAGGTCGCGGGCCTGGGCAGCAGCCAGATGTCCCAGCGGTATGCGGTATCCGGTGTAGCGGAGGCCCGCGCCTACCTGGCTCATCCGCTCCTGCGGTCGCGGCTGCTGAAATCGGGTGAGGCGCTGCTGGGTCGGCACCGTAGATCCGCGACGGAGATCCTCGGCGAGGTCGACGCCGCGAAACTCCAGTCGTCGATGACACTCTTCGTGCGCGCCGACCCGGAACAGGTGCTCTTCACCCGGGTACTCGAGCGGTATTTCGAGGCCGAACTCGATCCACGCACGCAGGAGTTGCTGGGCAGTTAG